The following coding sequences lie in one Heyndrickxia oleronia genomic window:
- a CDS encoding MarR family winged helix-turn-helix transcriptional regulator: MSREIFPTDFPEIPMIQKALLHELRQNSARAVMLHQLISEKMGLNATDHKCLDYLNRTGPVTAGQLADITGLTTGAVTNIIDRLEKAGYVIRDKDPNDRRRVVVKPIPEGSAQLSPMFHSIMQSTLNIISRYNEQEILLILDFIRQCNEMTLVEMNKMKTESDL, from the coding sequence ATGTCAAGAGAAATTTTTCCAACTGATTTTCCTGAAATTCCTATGATACAGAAGGCATTGCTTCACGAATTGCGACAAAACAGTGCGAGAGCGGTCATGTTACATCAACTAATTTCTGAAAAAATGGGTCTTAATGCTACCGATCATAAATGTCTTGATTATTTAAATCGAACGGGCCCCGTCACTGCCGGCCAGCTGGCAGACATTACTGGTTTAACAACAGGAGCAGTTACAAATATAATTGATCGATTGGAAAAGGCAGGATATGTAATTAGGGATAAAGATCCAAATGATCGAAGGAGGGTTGTTGTCAAACCTATACCGGAGGGTTCAGCACAACTTTCACCTATGTTTCATTCGATTATGCAATCAACGCTTAATATCATTTCACGGTACAATGAGCAGGAAATTCTTCTGATCCTTGACTTTATCAGGCAGTGTAATGAAATGACTTTAGTTGAAATGAACAAAATGAAGACGGAAAGTGATTTGTAA
- a CDS encoding ABC transporter permease subunit, giving the protein MPNVKPEMRIIFTIIVCLFTVFLVWPLATLFVRSFETANGFDVANYHSIISNKELMKSIGNSLLISSITAIISTILAFILAYTINCTRIYQPVKGVIKTGMLIPMLLPTITYGFAIMYSFGNQGLITKLFGRKIFDIYGFNGLLIGYVIYTLPSAFLLINNSFKYIDKKFIIVSKLMGDGTLRSFMNTIIRPLWGTLAGAFILSFILSFTDFGIPASVGGTYDVVATQLYQVMLGSIPDFNNGAAIAVIMLIPAVFAVFLLNYLEKFNFHYDKFTEIELIQNKPRDISFSVISSVILIGMVAIFAVMFVAPLVNSYPYNLTFTLSHFIDVFQSSDLVNVYKNSIVIALLTGVVGTFVAYSAALVNVRTPLKGKRLMDTISIITNTVPGMVLGLSYLLLFNNSSLKGTITIIVLCTVVHYFTTPYLMAKNTLAKMNPTWETTGELLGDSWLKTIRRVLLPNSVSTVFEMFSYYFINAMVTISGIIFLVSAETSVVASKIKELQHFAKFNEIFVLSILIFGTNLIVKLFCDYLQKRPSINRN; this is encoded by the coding sequence ATGCCTAATGTAAAACCAGAAATGAGGATTATTTTTACTATCATAGTATGTTTATTTACAGTCTTTCTAGTATGGCCTTTGGCCACTTTATTTGTTCGATCATTTGAAACGGCTAATGGATTCGATGTCGCGAATTATCACTCAATCATTTCTAATAAAGAACTAATGAAGTCCATTGGGAATAGTCTATTAATTTCTAGTATTACGGCTATTATCTCTACTATTTTAGCATTTATCCTAGCCTATACCATCAATTGTACGAGGATTTATCAGCCCGTAAAGGGAGTAATTAAAACGGGGATGCTTATTCCAATGCTGCTTCCGACCATCACCTATGGATTTGCGATTATGTATTCTTTTGGAAATCAAGGATTAATTACAAAGCTTTTTGGACGAAAAATATTCGATATTTATGGATTTAACGGCTTATTAATAGGTTATGTCATTTATACATTACCATCAGCCTTTCTTCTTATTAATAATTCCTTTAAGTATATTGATAAGAAATTTATCATTGTTTCTAAACTAATGGGTGATGGGACATTGAGAAGTTTTATGAACACGATTATTCGCCCTTTGTGGGGAACCTTAGCTGGTGCTTTCATCCTTTCCTTTATCTTGAGCTTTACCGATTTTGGGATCCCTGCTTCGGTTGGGGGAACGTATGATGTGGTAGCAACTCAGCTATATCAAGTGATGCTTGGTTCCATACCAGATTTCAATAATGGTGCTGCAATTGCGGTAATCATGTTAATCCCTGCTGTATTTGCTGTTTTTCTTTTAAATTATCTTGAAAAATTTAATTTCCACTATGACAAATTTACAGAGATCGAATTGATTCAAAATAAACCAAGAGATATTTCCTTTAGTGTAATCTCTTCTGTCATTTTAATAGGAATGGTTGCCATTTTTGCCGTAATGTTCGTTGCACCGTTAGTAAACAGCTATCCTTATAATCTAACATTTACATTGAGCCATTTCATTGATGTGTTTCAATCAAGTGATTTAGTCAATGTCTATAAAAATTCAATAGTAATAGCATTATTAACGGGAGTAGTTGGTACGTTTGTTGCCTATAGTGCGGCGCTAGTAAATGTACGTACACCGCTTAAAGGAAAAAGATTAATGGACACAATTTCAATCATTACTAATACAGTACCAGGTATGGTATTAGGTTTATCGTATTTACTTCTTTTTAATAATAGCAGTTTAAAAGGAACGATCACCATTATTGTGCTATGTACAGTGGTCCACTATTTTACGACGCCTTATTTAATGGCTAAAAATACCCTAGCTAAAATGAATCCGACTTGGGAAACAACGGGGGAATTGTTGGGAGATAGCTGGCTAAAGACGATCCGTCGCGTTCTTTTGCCAAACTCAGTATCAACAGTATTTGAAATGTTTAGTTACTATTTTATTAATGCGATGGTAACGATTAGTGGAATCATCTTCTTAGTATCAGCTGAAACTTCAGTAGTAGCGAGCAAAATTAAAGAATTGCAGCACTTTGCTAAATTCAATGAAATCTTTGTTTTATCGATACTCATCTTTGGTACGAATTTAATCGTTAAATTATTTTGTGATTATCTTCAAAAACGACCATCAATTAATAGGAATTGA
- a CDS encoding DeoR/GlpR family DNA-binding transcription regulator: MFPLERQKKIVELLMIKKVMKLTELTKELNVSIDTLRRDISLLTKQGKIEKIYGGVKIVEENFGESTIDERMVSHLKEKETIAQKCSEYIQDGDCIYIDSGSTTFQIAKYIKNKKKLTVITNSIPVILELLNSDIELIIIGGKIRRDERSVVTYEYLFNFSQLNIQKAFICASGITIEKGISDYNMEEAITRKKMIELSNEIYVAADSTKFGKNVTIGIAPLSEIDYVITDHNINKLFINQFKQTNTNLIVLEA; the protein is encoded by the coding sequence ATGTTTCCTCTTGAAAGACAAAAGAAAATTGTCGAGTTATTAATGATAAAAAAAGTAATGAAGTTAACTGAGTTAACGAAGGAATTGAACGTTTCCATTGATACACTGCGTAGGGACATCAGCTTGCTGACAAAGCAAGGAAAGATTGAAAAAATTTACGGTGGCGTTAAAATTGTTGAAGAAAATTTTGGAGAATCAACCATTGATGAACGAATGGTCAGCCACTTAAAAGAGAAGGAAACCATTGCTCAAAAATGTAGTGAATACATTCAAGATGGGGATTGTATTTATATTGATAGCGGTTCGACAACTTTTCAGATTGCAAAATATATAAAAAACAAAAAAAAGCTAACAGTCATAACTAATTCGATTCCAGTTATACTTGAACTACTAAATAGTGACATTGAACTGATTATTATTGGTGGAAAAATAAGGAGAGACGAAAGATCGGTCGTAACATATGAATATTTATTTAATTTTAGCCAATTAAATATACAAAAGGCATTTATTTGTGCAAGTGGAATCACAATCGAAAAAGGAATTTCTGACTATAATATGGAAGAAGCCATCACCAGAAAAAAAATGATCGAACTATCCAATGAAATCTATGTGGCCGCTGATAGTACAAAATTCGGTAAGAACGTCACCATTGGAATAGCACCACTCAGCGAAATCGATTATGTTATTACAGATCATAATATAAATAAACTTTTCATCAATCAATTTAAACAAACAAACACAAATTTAATTGTTTTAGAAGCATAA
- a CDS encoding 5-methyltetrahydropteroyltriglutamate--homocysteine S-methyltransferase — MINTIKKAPFRADHVGSFLRPQALKDARAQYKNGQITKEELRALEDIEIARIVELQKEVGLTAVTDGEFRRRWWHLDFIRAIEGIRVYEIDITGAFNGAMKKAEAYTVDSKLSFPKDHPFLEDFTYLKSIAGDHIAKITIPGPNMIFYSGVVGSEPYLNNPSYPSFDEVANDIIKVYQDAIQTFYDAGCRYLQLDDTSWGALFSDAFRDKIKSQGFDPDELVKKFADITVKAVANKPEDMAITLHICRGNFKSSWLYQGGYEPIAKELFSRVNVDAFFLEYDNERSGDFTPLRFIKDQHVVLGLITSKTPELEDKDEIIGRIKEATKYVNINQLCLSPQCGFASTEEGNILTEEEQWNKLRHVVRIAKDVWGQ, encoded by the coding sequence TTGATTAATACAATTAAGAAAGCACCATTTAGAGCAGATCATGTTGGGAGCTTCTTGCGTCCACAAGCACTTAAGGATGCGAGGGCTCAATATAAGAATGGTCAAATAACTAAGGAAGAATTACGTGCATTAGAAGACATTGAGATTGCTAGAATTGTTGAATTGCAAAAAGAAGTAGGCCTAACGGCAGTGACAGATGGTGAATTCAGAAGAAGATGGTGGCACTTAGATTTTATCAGAGCTATTGAGGGGATTCGTGTTTATGAAATAGACATCACCGGTGCATTTAATGGAGCGATGAAAAAGGCAGAAGCATATACAGTTGATTCGAAATTAAGTTTCCCTAAGGATCATCCATTTTTAGAAGACTTCACGTATTTGAAAAGCATTGCCGGTGATCATATTGCGAAAATTACAATTCCAGGCCCTAATATGATTTTCTACTCGGGTGTAGTTGGAAGTGAGCCATATCTAAATAATCCTTCATATCCTTCATTTGATGAGGTGGCTAACGATATTATTAAAGTGTATCAAGATGCCATTCAAACATTTTATGATGCAGGTTGCCGCTATTTACAATTAGATGATACAAGCTGGGGAGCATTGTTCAGTGATGCTTTCCGAGATAAAATAAAATCACAAGGATTCGATCCCGATGAGCTTGTGAAAAAATTTGCTGATATTACTGTAAAAGCTGTAGCCAACAAACCTGAGGATATGGCAATTACCCTTCATATTTGTCGTGGGAATTTTAAATCTTCCTGGCTGTATCAAGGTGGATATGAACCCATTGCAAAAGAGTTATTTTCACGTGTTAATGTAGATGCCTTCTTCTTAGAATATGATAATGAACGATCTGGAGATTTTACACCATTACGATTCATTAAAGATCAACATGTGGTATTGGGACTCATCACATCTAAAACTCCTGAACTCGAAGATAAAGATGAAATAATAGGACGGATTAAAGAAGCAACAAAATATGTGAATATTAATCAACTTTGTTTGAGTCCGCAATGTGGGTTTGCTTCTACTGAAGAAGGAAATATCCTAACAGAGGAAGAACAATGGAATAAATTACGCCATGTTGTACGTATTGCAAAAGATGTCTGGGGACAATAG
- a CDS encoding extracellular solute-binding protein, with product MFKTIKGMFLCLIAFSLVFTLVGCNNNSNAAKAHKAKKVVILTNGDEEAVLAMEKSLKEAGFEGKYVVQSLGTSELGGKLTAEGDKIDANLVTMSSYFIQSAQEKHKMFTDLTFTANALETYPSYYTPILANTGSIFVNTEVIKEKGLPMPTSIKDLTKPEFKGLVSIPNIMDSSTAWLLVQAIINQYGEKEGKAILHDLVTNVGPHLESSGSGPIKKVQAGEVAAGFGLRHQAVIAKEQGAPIDYIDPSEGNFSLTESIAVVKKDDKTTDLAMDMAEVIVKEGRKELINNYPVALYEGETINDIHKPAHTKKFDQPLTVELLKQHQEFFNSAK from the coding sequence ATGTTTAAAACGATTAAGGGAATGTTCCTGTGTCTTATTGCTTTTAGTTTAGTATTTACATTGGTTGGCTGTAATAATAATTCAAATGCTGCAAAGGCACATAAAGCAAAGAAAGTAGTTATTTTAACGAATGGGGATGAAGAAGCAGTTCTAGCGATGGAAAAGTCATTAAAAGAAGCGGGTTTTGAGGGGAAATATGTCGTTCAATCTTTGGGTACATCTGAATTAGGAGGAAAGCTAACCGCTGAGGGAGATAAAATAGATGCTAATTTAGTCACAATGAGTTCTTATTTTATCCAAAGTGCTCAAGAAAAGCACAAAATGTTTACAGATTTAACATTCACAGCGAATGCGTTAGAAACATATCCATCCTACTATACACCGATTCTAGCTAATACCGGTTCTATATTTGTCAATACCGAGGTCATCAAAGAAAAGGGTCTACCAATGCCGACTTCTATAAAGGACTTAACAAAGCCGGAGTTTAAAGGATTAGTATCGATCCCAAATATTATGGACTCTTCTACAGCCTGGTTATTGGTCCAAGCTATTATTAATCAATATGGAGAAAAGGAAGGAAAAGCTATTCTTCACGATCTAGTAACAAATGTTGGTCCACATCTTGAAAGTTCTGGATCGGGTCCTATTAAGAAAGTTCAAGCTGGGGAAGTGGCTGCGGGTTTTGGACTTCGCCACCAAGCAGTAATTGCGAAAGAACAAGGTGCACCAATTGATTATATAGATCCATCTGAAGGGAATTTCTCATTGACTGAATCTATTGCTGTGGTGAAAAAAGATGATAAAACAACAGATTTAGCGATGGACATGGCAGAGGTCATTGTTAAGGAAGGCAGAAAAGAGTTAATCAACAATTATCCAGTTGCCCTTTACGAAGGAGAAACAATTAATGATATACATAAACCTGCCCACACAAAGAAATTTGACCAACCATTAACTGTTGAACTATTAAAGCAGCATCAAGAGTTTTTCAATTCAGCGAAGTAA
- a CDS encoding SgcJ/EcaC family oxidoreductase, with translation MTNQKDLMSINELFAQLSKSWNIGDGIAYGNCFTEDADYVTFMGQRLKGREQITEVHQMLFNGPLKGSIMISTSSSDIQPRFITPEVAIIHAIGEVQLAQPAQDPNDRGSINTNVVLKQNGEWKITAFHNCRIQEIPRGRN, from the coding sequence ATGACAAATCAAAAAGATCTAATGTCCATTAATGAGTTATTTGCACAATTGTCTAAATCATGGAATATAGGAGACGGGATTGCTTACGGGAATTGTTTTACGGAAGATGCTGATTACGTAACGTTTATGGGGCAACGATTAAAAGGGAGAGAACAAATTACTGAAGTTCACCAAATGTTATTTAATGGACCTCTTAAAGGATCCATCATGATATCCACCTCATCTTCCGATATACAGCCGCGCTTCATCACTCCCGAGGTTGCAATTATTCATGCAATCGGTGAAGTGCAACTCGCACAGCCTGCTCAAGATCCTAATGATAGAGGATCCATTAATACAAATGTGGTGTTGAAACAAAACGGAGAATGGAAAATAACAGCTTTCCATAATTGTCGCATTCAAGAGATACCTCGCGGAAGGAATTAA
- the phnX gene encoding phosphonoacetaldehyde hydrolase — protein sequence MNKIEGVILDWAGTTVDFGCFAPVNVFIDIFKHAGVDVTMEEARAPMGLLKIDHIRAMLSMPRISHLWQERFGREFNEQDVEKLYAEFEPALMSSLSEYTDLIPEVIEAVQTLRSQGLKIGSTTGYTQSMMDVVVPNAHKKGYSPDFYITPDGTNSLGRPYPYMIYRNMEALKLSASWKVVKVGDTTSDIKEAVNAGVWSVGVIIGSSEMGLSLSEYDALSEVDQEKAISRTEQTFLQSGADFTIKTMGELPELIERINSLILEGKRPSAGLTYLVEGIY from the coding sequence GTGAATAAAATTGAAGGAGTAATTTTGGATTGGGCAGGAACAACGGTGGATTTCGGCTGCTTTGCACCAGTAAATGTATTTATTGATATTTTTAAACATGCAGGTGTTGATGTGACAATGGAGGAAGCAAGAGCACCGATGGGATTGCTTAAGATTGACCACATTCGCGCCATGCTTTCGATGCCTAGAATCTCTCATTTATGGCAGGAGAGATTTGGCAGGGAGTTTAATGAACAAGATGTGGAGAAATTATATGCTGAATTCGAGCCTGCACTCATGTCATCCTTATCTGAGTATACAGATCTCATTCCTGAGGTGATTGAGGCAGTTCAAACCTTAAGAAGCCAAGGATTGAAAATTGGTTCAACAACAGGTTACACACAATCCATGATGGATGTTGTTGTACCTAATGCACACAAAAAAGGGTATAGTCCAGATTTTTATATCACTCCTGATGGTACCAATTCTCTGGGAAGACCTTATCCTTATATGATTTATCGAAACATGGAAGCATTGAAATTATCAGCATCCTGGAAGGTTGTAAAAGTTGGAGATACGACCTCAGACATAAAAGAGGCGGTTAATGCTGGCGTTTGGTCAGTCGGCGTCATTATAGGTAGTTCCGAAATGGGGCTAAGTTTATCTGAATATGATGCCTTATCCGAGGTAGATCAAGAGAAGGCAATCTCTAGAACAGAGCAAACTTTTTTACAAAGCGGGGCAGATTTTACAATAAAAACAATGGGAGAACTGCCTGAATTAATTGAAAGAATTAACAGTCTTATCTTGGAAGGTAAGAGGCCTAGTGCAGGTTTAACGTACTTAGTGGAGGGGATTTATTGA
- a CDS encoding malate:quinone oxidoreductase, with amino-acid sequence MSNRQTKTDVILIGAGVMSATLGSLLKELAPQWEIKVFEKLANPGEESSNEWNNAGTGHSALCELNYTTEKADGSIDITKAIKINEQFQLSRQFWSYLVNRELIHNPQDFIMPIPHMSLVQGEKNVTFLKKRFEALSNNPLFQGMEFSDDPDKLKEWIPLIMEGRTDNEPIAATKIDSGTDVNFGALTRMLFDHLKSLDVEINYKHAVKDIKRTSEGLWEVKVHNNESGSTEYHTAKFVFIGGGGGSLPLLQKTGIPESKHIGGFPVSGLFMVCNNPEIVEQHHAKVYGKAKVGAPPMSVPHLDTRYIDNKKSLLFGPFAGFSPKFLKTGSNLDLIRSVKPNNVLTMLAAGFKEMALTKYLIQQVLLSNEKRLEELKEFIPNAKLEDWDIVVAGQRVQVIKDTETGGKGTLQFGTEVVTASDGSVAALLGASPGASTAVHVMLEVLEKCFPQYMMEWEPKLKEMIPSYGMSLMENPELLQEIHTSTAQALGLSQQELAYS; translated from the coding sequence ATGAGTAACAGACAAACTAAAACAGACGTTATCTTAATTGGTGCCGGAGTCATGAGCGCGACTTTGGGATCATTACTGAAAGAATTAGCACCGCAATGGGAAATTAAAGTATTTGAGAAACTAGCAAATCCAGGGGAAGAAAGCTCTAACGAATGGAATAATGCGGGTACAGGGCATTCTGCACTGTGTGAGCTTAATTATACAACTGAAAAAGCTGATGGATCTATCGATATTACGAAAGCGATTAAAATCAATGAGCAGTTTCAGCTTTCAAGACAGTTTTGGTCTTATCTTGTAAACCGTGAACTGATTCATAATCCACAAGACTTTATCATGCCAATTCCTCATATGAGTCTAGTCCAAGGGGAAAAAAATGTAACGTTTTTGAAAAAGCGTTTTGAAGCGCTTTCAAATAACCCGTTGTTTCAAGGGATGGAATTCTCTGATGATCCTGATAAACTAAAGGAATGGATTCCACTTATTATGGAAGGTCGTACCGATAATGAACCAATAGCAGCAACCAAAATTGACTCTGGAACAGATGTTAACTTTGGTGCTTTAACACGCATGTTATTTGACCACTTAAAGAGTCTAGACGTTGAGATTAACTATAAGCACGCGGTAAAAGATATTAAACGTACAAGCGAAGGCTTATGGGAAGTGAAAGTACACAATAATGAAAGCGGTAGTACTGAATACCATACAGCTAAATTTGTCTTTATCGGCGGTGGAGGCGGAAGTCTACCATTATTACAAAAAACCGGAATTCCTGAATCTAAGCATATCGGAGGCTTCCCGGTCAGTGGCTTATTTATGGTTTGTAATAATCCTGAAATTGTTGAACAGCATCATGCAAAGGTATATGGTAAAGCGAAGGTTGGCGCACCTCCAATGTCTGTTCCACATCTTGACACACGATATATCGACAATAAGAAATCATTGTTATTTGGACCATTTGCCGGCTTTTCACCGAAGTTTTTGAAAACGGGTTCAAACTTAGATTTAATCCGTTCTGTAAAACCGAATAATGTATTGACGATGTTGGCGGCAGGCTTCAAAGAGATGGCATTAACAAAATATCTAATCCAGCAAGTATTGTTATCAAATGAAAAGCGTTTGGAAGAGCTAAAAGAGTTTATCCCGAATGCTAAACTTGAGGATTGGGATATCGTCGTTGCAGGACAACGTGTGCAAGTAATTAAAGATACGGAGACAGGCGGTAAAGGTACACTACAATTTGGTACCGAAGTTGTTACTGCATCGGATGGATCGGTAGCTGCATTGCTTGGTGCTTCACCGGGTGCTTCCACTGCTGTTCATGTTATGCTTGAAGTATTAGAAAAATGCTTCCCGCAATACATGATGGAATGGGAGCCGAAACTAAAAGAAATGATACCTTCTTATGGTATGTCTTTAATGGAAAATCCAGAACTTTTACAAGAAATTCATACCTCAACAGCACAAGCACTTGGGCTAAGTCAACAAGAATTAGCTTATAGTTAA
- a CDS encoding ABC transporter ATP-binding protein — translation MLKLQNIGKHYDKKVILENINLEIDTGEIVSLLGPSGSGKTTLLSIILGLTKADQGKIIFNDVDLSNVSMKERGFNIVFQDYALFPHINAYENIVYGVKNKKGLVSEKEIKEYIEFLELTPHLTKKIGELSGGQKQRVALARTLVTKPKILLLDEPLSALDGVIKESIKERIKSIAKEFKLTTILVTHDPEEALTLSDKILIINQGNISQFGTPYEIINQPSNGFVQEFILKQLQIKRQNIYHLFGEKYA, via the coding sequence TTGCTGAAGCTGCAAAATATAGGCAAACACTATGACAAAAAGGTCATTTTGGAAAATATCAATCTTGAAATTGATACTGGAGAAATTGTTTCACTATTAGGTCCAAGTGGCAGTGGCAAAACCACCTTATTATCTATTATTTTGGGGTTAACTAAAGCGGATCAGGGGAAAATCATTTTTAACGATGTGGATTTGAGTAATGTATCGATGAAGGAGCGAGGTTTTAATATTGTTTTCCAGGATTACGCACTTTTTCCCCATATAAATGCTTATGAAAATATTGTATATGGAGTAAAAAATAAGAAAGGGTTAGTGTCAGAGAAGGAGATAAAGGAGTATATCGAATTCCTAGAGCTAACCCCCCATTTAACCAAAAAAATAGGAGAATTATCAGGTGGTCAGAAACAAAGGGTTGCACTTGCAAGAACATTAGTAACAAAGCCGAAAATATTATTGTTAGATGAACCTTTAAGTGCATTGGATGGGGTCATTAAGGAATCAATTAAGGAACGGATTAAGTCAATTGCAAAGGAGTTTAAGCTTACAACCATTCTTGTCACCCATGACCCTGAGGAAGCCCTAACCTTGTCAGATAAAATTTTGATCATAAATCAGGGAAATATTTCACAGTTTGGGACCCCATATGAAATTATTAATCAACCAAGTAATGGTTTTGTGCAAGAATTTATTCTCAAGCAATTACAAATTAAGCGACAAAATATTTATCACTTATTTGGTGAAAAATATGCCTAA
- the phnW gene encoding 2-aminoethylphosphonate--pyruvate transaminase, which yields MNNYKLLTPGPLTTTSTVKEEMLFDRCTWDNDYKSITQKIRAQLLELAGAAEDEYTVVLMQGSGTFAVESVMHTATTNEDRALIITNGAYGERIIKMAMYIGLNFKEYRVQYNEYPIESEIKAILEEDQEITHIIMVHCETTTGILNPIEMVSKLSKEFGKTLIIDAMSSFGGLEINVPLLGIDYLISSANKCIQGVPGFGFVIAKREKLLACKGNSRSLSLDLYDQWVEMEKDGKWRYTSPTHVVAAFSKAIDELLEEGGIPARFARYQNNNRMLRERLAKIGIHAYITDDKQSPIITTFLFPNEKFNFAEFYSYTKERGFVLYPGKLTDVDTFRIGNIGEIYEEDILALCEIIEEYMGVMVK from the coding sequence ATGAACAATTATAAACTATTAACACCAGGTCCTTTAACCACTACAAGCACGGTTAAAGAGGAAATGCTATTTGACCGTTGCACGTGGGACAACGATTATAAATCCATTACGCAAAAAATTAGGGCGCAGCTTCTTGAATTGGCAGGTGCTGCTGAGGATGAATATACGGTTGTGCTTATGCAAGGAAGCGGTACGTTCGCAGTTGAATCCGTCATGCATACAGCCACTACAAATGAAGATAGGGCTTTAATCATCACGAACGGTGCATATGGTGAACGAATTATCAAAATGGCAATGTACATCGGCCTTAACTTTAAGGAGTATCGTGTACAATACAATGAGTACCCAATTGAATCGGAAATAAAGGCTATATTAGAGGAAGATCAAGAAATTACACATATAATCATGGTTCATTGTGAGACAACGACAGGAATCTTAAATCCAATTGAAATGGTTTCAAAACTGTCAAAGGAGTTTGGAAAAACCTTAATTATTGATGCAATGAGTAGCTTTGGCGGTCTGGAAATCAATGTACCTTTGCTAGGAATTGACTATTTAATCAGCAGCGCAAATAAATGTATTCAAGGTGTACCAGGCTTTGGCTTTGTTATTGCTAAGCGTGAGAAACTATTAGCATGTAAAGGGAACTCTCGCAGTCTATCATTAGATTTATATGATCAATGGGTAGAAATGGAGAAGGATGGAAAATGGCGCTACACCTCACCAACACATGTAGTGGCTGCATTTTCTAAAGCAATTGATGAATTATTAGAAGAAGGCGGCATTCCAGCAAGATTTGCCCGGTATCAAAATAATAATCGTATGTTAAGAGAGAGACTTGCCAAGATAGGAATTCATGCCTATATTACAGATGATAAACAATCGCCGATTATTACAACCTTTCTTTTCCCTAATGAGAAATTCAACTTTGCAGAATTCTATTCCTATACAAAGGAGAGAGGCTTTGTCCTCTATCCAGGAAAACTAACCGATGTAGATACCTTTCGCATTGGGAATATTGGTGAAATTTATGAAGAAGATATCCTAGCATTGTGTGAAATTATTGAAGAATATATGGGAGTGATGGTAAAGTGA
- a CDS encoding isocitrate lyase/PEP mutase family protein: MNKIQEFNELHSSKELLFLGNAWDLLSALSLEKAGFKAIGTTSWGIANSIGLRDGELIDFERHLGIIKTIVDNVKIPVSADIEAGYSEDPSKIIHHVLRTADVGVAGINIEDSLKKSNGLREISLHCNLLEKIRIALDHHGYKDFYINARTDTYFQKENPLMETIERAQAYVDSGASGIFVPGLKEHSEIKEITMNVNAPLNVLSLPGLTNCHQLQELGVRRFSFGNALSDTVISYLEKKVGELIELKDTSLLYEW; this comes from the coding sequence ATGAACAAGATACAGGAATTCAATGAGTTACATTCTTCAAAGGAATTATTATTTTTAGGAAATGCCTGGGATTTACTTTCAGCCTTATCGCTTGAAAAGGCAGGTTTCAAAGCCATTGGAACGACTAGTTGGGGAATTGCAAATTCAATAGGATTACGAGATGGTGAATTAATTGATTTTGAAAGGCATTTAGGGATCATTAAAACGATAGTAGATAATGTGAAAATTCCTGTATCTGCGGATATTGAGGCGGGATATAGCGAAGATCCTAGCAAGATTATTCATCATGTTTTAAGGACCGCAGATGTAGGGGTAGCAGGTATCAATATTGAGGATTCATTAAAAAAGTCAAATGGCTTAAGAGAGATTTCATTGCACTGTAATCTTCTGGAGAAAATAAGAATCGCGTTAGACCATCATGGTTATAAGGATTTTTATATTAATGCTAGAACAGATACTTACTTCCAAAAGGAAAACCCTTTAATGGAAACAATAGAACGAGCACAGGCATATGTTGATAGTGGCGCAAGTGGGATCTTTGTTCCAGGCTTGAAAGAGCATTCAGAGATTAAAGAAATCACTATGAATGTCAATGCTCCACTGAATGTCTTATCTTTACCAGGACTAACAAATTGTCATCAGCTTCAGGAATTAGGAGTGAGACGTTTTAGTTTTGGAAATGCACTATCTGATACAGTCATTTCTTATTTAGAAAAGAAGGTTGGCGAATTGATAGAGCTTAAGGATACATCCCTCTTGTATGAGTGGTAG